A portion of the Chryseobacterium tructae genome contains these proteins:
- a CDS encoding response regulator, with the protein MNKEFLNVIVADNDENTLIFFKNIFKELKISIKIQCFHNGISLMEYLNNKDAVVPEIVFIKYTIPGKNSMECIDEVKANPKFSNMVTAIYDDDISENEIEEAFVKGNNICIRKPSDLKL; encoded by the coding sequence ATGAATAAAGAATTTCTGAACGTAATTGTAGCAGATAACGATGAAAATACTTTAATTTTTTTTAAAAATATATTTAAAGAGCTGAAAATTTCTATAAAAATTCAATGTTTCCATAACGGTATAAGTCTCATGGAATATCTGAATAATAAAGATGCTGTAGTTCCCGAGATCGTTTTTATTAAATATACTATTCCCGGAAAAAACAGCATGGAATGTATTGATGAGGTAAAAGCCAACCCAAAGTTCAGTAACATGGTGACCGCTATTTATGATGATGATATTTCTGAAAATGAAATTGAGGAAGCCTTCGTAAAAGGAAACAATATCTGTATAAGAAAACCTTCTGATTTGAAACTTTAA
- a CDS encoding helix-turn-helix domain-containing protein encodes MKMYVKFDFNALCKKVLDEKLKEHGLKYRLLNFGEVEFYEPFTQEQHNLFKKNLGDYGIEIIESQKTALVQKIKDAIVELVFSEEIIPVKASIYISEKLNHSYGYLSNLFSEVAYTSIENFIILQKIEHAKALIIRNKQSLTEIAHKLNYSSVAHLSTQFKNTTGITPSQFQKIIGRRRRAQSTAINPKMQYE; translated from the coding sequence ATGAAAATGTACGTTAAATTTGATTTCAATGCCCTTTGTAAAAAGGTATTGGACGAAAAGCTGAAGGAGCACGGGTTGAAATACCGGTTGCTGAACTTCGGTGAGGTGGAGTTCTATGAACCCTTTACGCAAGAACAACATAATCTTTTCAAGAAAAATCTTGGAGATTATGGTATTGAGATCATAGAAAGCCAGAAAACAGCTTTGGTACAGAAAATAAAAGATGCCATTGTAGAACTAGTCTTTTCCGAAGAAATTATTCCGGTAAAAGCATCCATTTATATTTCTGAAAAACTGAATCACAGTTATGGGTACCTTTCCAATCTGTTTTCAGAAGTTGCTTACACTTCCATAGAGAATTTTATTATTCTCCAGAAAATAGAACATGCAAAAGCACTGATTATAAGAAATAAGCAAAGCCTGACTGAGATTGCTCATAAGCTGAATTATTCGAGTGTGGCTCATTTAAGTACTCAGTTTAAAAATACGACAGGAATTACCCCCTCACAGTTTCAAAAGATCATAGGAAGAAGAAGAAGAGCCCAAAGCACGGCAATAAACCCTAAAATGCAGTATGAATAA
- a CDS encoding GNAT family N-acetyltransferase: MKLIQATREDIPLIQDLAKRSWKNAYAEILSEEQMEYMLSEMYSEQEIGSHLQNPNYHYYLILDENNDSYEGFIGYEHHYEDKTTKLHRIYLVPESKGKGLGKKALQFLNDKVSENGNKRIILNVNKYNAARNFYESQGYKVYGEGVFDIGNGFVMDDFLMEFLIHE, encoded by the coding sequence ATGAAATTAATACAAGCAACAAGGGAGGATATTCCCTTGATTCAGGATCTGGCAAAAAGGTCATGGAAAAATGCCTATGCAGAAATCCTTTCAGAAGAACAAATGGAATATATGCTTTCTGAAATGTATTCGGAACAAGAGATTGGAAGTCATCTTCAGAATCCCAACTATCATTATTATCTGATTTTAGATGAAAATAATGATTCTTATGAAGGATTTATTGGATATGAACATCATTATGAAGATAAAACCACAAAGCTTCACCGGATTTATCTGGTTCCGGAAAGCAAAGGAAAAGGATTGGGGAAAAAGGCACTTCAGTTTTTAAATGATAAAGTTTCTGAAAACGGTAATAAGAGAATTATCCTTAATGTAAATAAATATAATGCTGCAAGAAACTTCTATGAGTCCCAAGGCTACAAGGTTTACGGTGAGGGAGTATTCGATATTGGGAATGGATTTGTAATGGATGATTTCTTAATGGAATTCCTAATTCACGAATAA
- a CDS encoding 5'-nucleotidase C-terminal domain-containing protein, which translates to MKNKFLLLGIALASLTACKTASTPQLVNVKTQKNISINNELKNDEEFVKFIEPYKQKLDKEMNQKISHTNTDLTKQGDNSNLGNLLADYTLEGGDEWTKTHLKQNVDAALINIGGIRTTIGKGDIMLKNLFEVMPFENELIIVKMKGADLSGLFQYYAKTQVNNPVSHLYIETKNGQLTQSLINGKEVDPGKDYYIATSDYLALGGDNMSFFAKGESIPTGIKLRDLYIDYFKRNPEIVSPTDVRLNFIGKK; encoded by the coding sequence ATGAAAAATAAATTCTTGTTACTAGGAATTGCTCTGGCATCTCTTACTGCATGCAAAACGGCTTCTACGCCGCAGCTTGTGAATGTAAAGACCCAGAAGAATATTTCTATTAATAATGAGCTAAAGAATGATGAGGAGTTTGTAAAATTTATTGAACCTTATAAGCAAAAATTGGATAAAGAGATGAACCAAAAAATCTCACATACCAATACAGACCTTACCAAACAGGGAGATAACAGCAATCTGGGGAATCTTTTAGCAGATTATACACTTGAAGGAGGTGATGAATGGACAAAAACCCATCTTAAACAAAATGTAGATGCAGCTCTAATTAATATTGGAGGAATTCGTACCACTATTGGGAAGGGCGATATTATGCTGAAAAATCTTTTTGAGGTAATGCCTTTCGAAAATGAACTGATCATTGTAAAGATGAAAGGAGCAGATTTATCGGGGCTTTTTCAATATTACGCAAAAACACAGGTGAACAATCCGGTTTCCCATTTATATATTGAAACGAAAAACGGACAATTAACCCAATCTTTAATTAACGGAAAAGAAGTAGATCCGGGGAAAGACTACTACATTGCCACTTCAGACTATCTTGCTCTGGGAGGTGACAATATGAGTTTCTTTGCAAAAGGAGAATCAATTCCTACAGGAATTAAACTTAGAGATTTATACATTGATTATTTCAAAAGAAATCCTGAGATCGTTTC